The following DNA comes from Williamwhitmania sp..
CCCTTGGTTCTACCTATACCCTTCGATGGACTATTAGCAATGGAAGCTGTAGCTCCTTCGACGATGTAATTGTGAGCTTCCCATTGCTTCCATTGCAGCCATCTGCAATCTTAGGCAACAACCCGGTTTGCCCAGGTACTACGGGCGTTCTCTATGCCGTTACCAACGACCCATCCGTTACCTATACGTGGACATATACGGGAGTAAATGTTACGATAACCGGTAGTGGAAATACGAGAAGCATCGATTTTGCCGACAATGCCTCTGGCGGTACTCTAAGCGTAACAGCAACCAATGGGTGTGGAGATAGTGCTCCTCAAACACTTAACATTGTAGTAAACCCCATTCCCACAGCAACATTAACCTCCGATGGAGGGGGCGTCGTGTGCGAAAACGATCAGGCCACCCTTCACCTAGGCCGCAGCGGTGCCGGAACAACCTACACCTACTTCCTCACCCTACCCGATGCAAGCGTGGTTTCCTTCGACCAGGTTGCCGCACCGCTCAACCCCTACGATTACCTTACGGCCAACCTTCCGTGGATTGGACCAGCCGTAAATACACCATACATCTACAAGCTAAGGGTGGTGAATTCCACCACCGGATGCTCCAGTACCGAGGTGCAAACTACAGTTAACGTATACAAAACCCCGGAAACCGGACCGGAATACCACATTTCGAATACGTTTGGATATTGAGAGTTAGACTGTAGACATTTAGGCTATAGGCTATAGGTAGATACCTAATAACCTTTAACATCAAACAAAATCCCCGGCCGGGTTGGTCGGGGATTTGTTTTTTTGGGGGATTAGGTTATTGACTTTAGCCAAGTCACCTTGTAACTCGTAACCTGTAACTCTAAAAGCAAATTAGGATATTCGCGGGTTAGGAGGTTAGGAAAAAAGGCTGCAGGCATTCACACGTTTAATATGGACATGCACTATGCACCTTATGGCGGTTGCGGTGCAGGGTAGCGGTAGAGCAACGAACAACGATGGAGCGTGCACCGCTGCTCGCTAAGCCATATCTCTTCTACAAACATTGCACCCCGCTGGGGTGCTGAATGGTGTTTTGCACAATAGGTGGGTTCCTTGTTCCTTGTTCCTTGTTCCTTGTTCCTTGTTCCTTGTTCCTTGTTCCTTGTTCCTTGTTCCTTGTTCCTTGTTCCTTGTTCCTTGTTCCTTGTTCCTTGTTCCTTTTGTCTTTTAACTTTTAACCCCGATGAATCGGGATCTTCGCTGCGCTCCGACTTTTATCTCTAAAAGCAAATTAGGGTATTGTGGGTTAGAATGTTAGGAAAAAAGGCTGTAGGTTTTCGGTCATCAACTTCTGTCTTCTGTCTTCTGTCTTCTGTCTTCCGACTCCGGTCTCCGTTCTCTTTAGCCACCTTTCGGCGATTGCGGTGCAGGAAATCGATAGCGCACTGAACAATATTGGAGCGTGCACCGCTGCGCACTAAACCATACCTCTTCTACAAAGATTGCACCCCGCTGGGGTGCCGGGTCTTCCAATTCTTTTATCTTCACAGAGTTACACCGAGGTTTCGCAGGATTTTACAGGGAAAAAGGAACAGAATTTAAACCGTTGATGGCACCTGCAAATCTTCGGTCTTCTCCCCTTTCACCAACATTTTGGGCCTTCAGAACGAGCTGGTTAATGCATTGCTAGTGGAGCGGCGTAAGGGGCAACGCCCCGAAATGTGACAGCACATGGCTCTGCTTCGCGTCGCCATGTGTATTCGAATTCCACGTTAATGCTAGCCCTGAAGGGGCGAGATGTATGGTAGGATGAAGCATGAACGCGATGTAATTAAGATGGTAAACTTTCACGCAACTTTGTGGGCGTGCTCTATTAACCCACGCTGATTGCGGTGCAGGAAATCGATAGCGCACTGAACAATATTGGAGCGTGCACCGCTGCTCGCTAAACCATATCTTTTCTACAAAGATTGCACCCTGCTGGGGTGCCGTGGTTTTGGACTTTCGGCTTCCGACTCCAGCCTTCTGACTCTTTTGCTACACAAAATTCCATTGAGCACACACAGAGTTTCACAGAGAAATATAGGCTATAGGTTAGCCGTTTTGCCTTCGGCGACCTGTCTGGCCACATGACGGAGCTCCCGCAGAATGCAGATGACCCAGATTACATCCTATTTTTTGCAGTAGAAGTTTAACGCTTCTAATCAGAATAGGTCCATTGGGTTAATGGTGAGAAACTCTTTCCAGGAGAGCCCTTTATTCTCAATCAGGTATATCTTATGTGGATTGAATCTTTGCTTGAAAACAGCTAGACCTGCGGTATTCTTTGATGCGTTGCTCTTAATCTCAATGGCAACAACTTTGTTGTGTTTCTCCAAAATAAAGTCAACCTCGCTATTTCTTTCGCGCCAGTAGTAAACTGAAAGATCATTCTTTACTGAATGGTTTACAAGGTGCGAACCAACACATGATTCAACCACCCTACCCCAACCGGCAGGGTCGATAAGTTCCTCTGCTTTACTGCTTCCCTTTTGAGCGCTAAGCAGCGCATTGTTGTATACTTGAAATTTGGGGCTGCTGGAACGTTTGCGGATTTCGCCCGAAGAGTATTTCTCAATTCCACCCAACAGCCCCGCTGTTTCGAGCAGATTAAGATAGTGCGATAGCGTGGTTGTATTGCCAGCATCCTGGAGCTGCCCCAGCACTTTTGTGTAGGACAAAATCTGGCCCGAATATAGACAACCTAGCTCAAAAAGGTTCTTCAAGAGGGCGGGCTTATCTATTCTGGTTAGCATAAGTATATCCTTGGAAATGCTTGTTTCAATGAGCGAGTCCCTCACATATTTCTTCCACCTCGGTTCATCGCCAATAA
Coding sequences within:
- a CDS encoding ATP-binding protein, which gives rise to MFERAELQILKKRIEEPRRFIQVVMGPRQVGKTTMVNQLYKQLPVLCTFQSADAVAATSTVWLEQVWEAVRIKIKAQSLGEYLLIIDEVQKISNWSETVKKLWDEDSRNGTPLKVILLGSSRLLLQTGLTESLTGRFEILYLSHWSFSEMNRAFGWDEETYAWFGGYPGSAELIGDEPRWKKYVRDSLIETSISKDILMLTRIDKPALLKNLFELGCLYSGQILSYTKVLGQLQDAGNTTTLSHYLNLLETAGLLGGIEKYSSGEIRKRSSSPKFQVYNNALLSAQKGSSKAEELIDPAGWGRVVESCVGSHLVNHSVKNDLSVYYWRERNSEVDFILEKHNKVVAIEIKSNASKNTAGLAVFKQRFNPHKIYLIENKGLSWKEFLTINPMDLF